From Gemmatimonadaceae bacterium, one genomic window encodes:
- the nusG gene encoding transcription termination/antitermination protein NusG translates to MIVDHRWYAIQTTSGHENKVKSLIQRRIEADPRSPEDRSVRQALVPTQEVVEIKNGKKINVERKIYPGYVLVEMVMDQETSHTINGIQGVIKFVGHERLPQPLRPEEVNRLLGVSDDSTPEEVKEEIPFLVGQAVAITEGPFTDFNGTVEEVIADKGKVRVSVSLFGRPTSVELDYLQLKGY, encoded by the coding sequence ATGATCGTGGACCACCGGTGGTACGCTATCCAGACTACGTCGGGCCATGAGAACAAGGTCAAGTCGCTGATTCAGCGGCGCATCGAGGCCGATCCGCGTTCGCCGGAGGATCGGTCTGTGCGTCAGGCGCTGGTGCCGACGCAGGAAGTCGTAGAGATAAAGAATGGCAAAAAGATCAATGTCGAGCGGAAGATCTATCCCGGCTACGTGCTCGTGGAGATGGTGATGGACCAGGAGACGTCGCATACCATCAACGGCATTCAGGGCGTGATCAAGTTCGTCGGTCACGAGCGGCTTCCGCAGCCGTTGCGCCCCGAGGAAGTCAACCGCCTGCTGGGCGTTTCTGACGATTCTACGCCGGAAGAAGTGAAGGAAGAGATTCCGTTTCTGGTCGGTCAGGCGGTTGCGATCACTGAGGGGCCGTTCACGGACTTCAATGGAACGGTTGAGGAAGTGATTGCCGACAAGGGCAAGGTTCGCGTGTCGGTTTCTCTCTTTGGGCGACCGACGTCGGTTGAGCTCGACTATCTTCAGCTCAAAGGATATTAG
- the secE gene encoding preprotein translocase subunit SecE, with amino-acid sequence MAVEVVQRRETLPTRVATFYQEVVTEMRKVTWPDREQLKDTTIKIIIFVLFIAAILGLIDLALQLVLVQGIPSLFTGQ; translated from the coding sequence ATGGCCGTCGAAGTAGTCCAGCGGCGCGAAACGCTTCCCACACGTGTCGCGACTTTCTATCAGGAAGTCGTGACCGAGATGCGGAAGGTTACATGGCCTGACCGCGAGCAGCTGAAGGACACGACGATAAAGATCATCATCTTCGTTCTCTTCATCGCTGCAATCCTGGGGCTCATCGATCTCGCGCTGCAGCTCGTGCTTGTCCAGGGCATTCCCTCGCTGTTCACGGGTCAATGA
- the rpmG gene encoding 50S ribosomal protein L33, whose protein sequence is MPRDKIILACSDCKNRNYFSKKNKRLHPERVEWKKYCPRCNSHKLHKETK, encoded by the coding sequence GTGCCTCGCGACAAAATCATTCTGGCTTGCAGCGACTGCAAGAATCGCAACTACTTTTCCAAGAAGAACAAGCGTCTGCACCCCGAGCGCGTCGAGTGGAAGAAGTACTGCCCGCGCTGCAATTCGCACAAGCTCCACAAGGAAACGAAGTAA